Within Candidatus Fusobacterium pullicola, the genomic segment AAAAAATATGCTCTACCAGTAGCTTTAAAAAATATAGATATAGTACAGGGAGTACTTGGTAATGAAGCTGGAATAAAGGGAGCTGTAGGTCTTTTTAATTAATAACTGAAAACTTATTTCAAAAAATAAAAAAAGTCTGTAAAAAAATTAATTAGACACTTGACAAAAGAAAAATAAAGGATTATCATCTAGTATATAGGATAGAAAACGTTCTTAAGACTTTGTTATAAAATGAAAAGTTCTAAAAACAAACAGTTAAAACTGTAGGAGGGAATTGGAATATGAAAAAAACAGGAATAATTTTAGGAGCACTATTACTAGCAGCAGGATTAACAGGATGTGGGGGAGATAAAAAAGATGAAGCCAAAGCACCTGAAAAATTAAGAATAGGTTTCACAGCTTATAAGTATGATGATAACTTTATAGCACTTTACAGAAAAGTTATTTTAGGGGAAGCAGAAAAGGTAAAAGATAAAGTTGAACTAACAATGAACGATTCACAAAACAGCCAACAAACACAAAATGACCAAATTGATGTAATGTTATCAAAAGGGGTAGATGCATTAGCTATCAACTTGGTTGACCCAGCAGCAGGACAAACTGTAATGGAAAAGATAAAGGCTGAAAATATACCAGTTGTATTCTATAACAAAAAACCAGCAAAATCAGTTATAGATGCTTATGAAAAAGCTTACTATGTAGGAATTGACCCAAATGCACAAGGTATAGCACAAGGGGAGCTAATAGCTAAAGCTTGGAAGGCAAATCCAGCACTAGACCTTAACAAAGATGGAGTTATCCAATATGTAATGATAAAAGGGGAACCTGGACATCCAGATGCTGAAGCAAGAACTACATATTCAATCAAAACTCTAAATGATATGGGAATTAAAACTCAAGAGTTACATCTAGACACTGCTATGTGGGATACTGCAATGGCAAAGGATAAGATGGATGCTTGGTTATCTGGACCTAATGGAGATAAGATTGAAGTAGTTATCTGTAACAACGATGGAATGGCACTAGGAGCTATTGAATCATTAAAGGCAGCAGGAAAAATGTTACCAGTATATGGAGTTGACGCATTACCAGAGGCTATAGTTAAGATAGAAGCTGGAGAGATGGCAGGAACTGTTCTTAATGATGCTCAAGGTCAAGGAAAAGGAACTTGGGATATGGTTATCAACTTAGCTCAAGGTAAGGGAGCAACTGATGGAACTTCATATCAATTAGTAGAAAAAGAATTATTAATTCCAAGTATTGGAATAGACAAAGAAAATGCAGCACAATTCAAATAGGATTAATTAGTAAGGTTAATGTTAAAAAGGGGAATTGTATTACAATTTCCCTTTTTTCAAAAAGGAGAATGTTATGGAAAAAAGTAAATACTTATTAGAGATGAACAACATAACAAAGGAATTTCCAGGGGTAAAAGCCTTAGATGGTGCTAATTTAAAAGTTAGACCTCATTCAGTACATGCACTGATGGGAGAAAACGGTGCTGGAAAATCGACATTGATGAAGTGTCTATTTGGAATCTATGAAAAGGATTCAGGAACTATTTTCTTTGAAGGAAAAGAGATAAACTTTAAATCTGCAAAAGAGGCTTTAGATAATGGAGTTTCTATGGTTCACCAAGAGTTGAACCAAGTTTTACAAAGAAATATCTTAGATAATATCTGGTTGGGAAGATATCCTAAAAAAGGTTTCTTTATAGATGAGAAAAAGATGTATGAGGATACTAAAAAGATATTTGAAGATTTAGATATCACAGTGGACCCACGTTCAAAGATGGGGGATCTAGCTGTATCTGAAAGACAGATGGTAGAGATAGCTAAGGCTGTTTCATACAATTCAAAAATAATAGTTATGGATGAGCCTACATCTTCACTTACAGAGAAAGAGGTAGAACATCTATTTAGAATTATCAATAAATTGAGAGATAGAGGTTGTGGAATAATATATATTTCACATAAAATGGAAGAGATAAAGGCAATATCTGATGATATTACAATAATGAGAGATGGAAAATGGATTGCAACAGAGCCAGTGAAAGATCTGACTACAGAGCAGATTATAAATATGATGGTTGGAAGGGATTTAACAAATCGTTTCCCTCCAAAAGATAATGTGGTGAAAGAGGAGATCTTAAAAGTTGAAGGATTGACAGCACTGAATCAACCTTCAATCCAAGATGTAACCTTTGATCTACATAAGGGAGAGATACTTGGAGTAGCTGGTCTAGTTGGTTCAAAGAGAACAGAGATTGTAGAGACAATATTTGGAATGAGAGAAAAAGCAAGTGGAAAAATAATACTCAAAGGGAAAGAGGTAAAAAATAGTAATCCTAATGAAGCTATAGAGAATGGATTTGCTCTAGTTACTGAGGAGCGTAGAGCTACAGGGATATATGGAATGTTGGACATAAACTTCAACTCAACTATTTCGAACCTAGATAGATATAAGGGAAAAAATAGACTGTTGGCACTATTAAATGATAGAGGTATGAAGGATGATACTCAATGGGTAATAGATAGTATGCGTGTAAAAACACCTTCACAACACACTTCAATAGGTTCTCTATCAGGAGGAAACCAACAGAAAGTTATACTTGGAAGATGGCTACTAACAGAACCAGATGTATTGATGCTAGATGAGCCTACAAGGGGTATAGATGTATTGGCTAAGTATGAGATCTATCAACTGATGATAGAGTTAGCTAAGAAGGATAAAGGAATTATAATGATATCTTCTGAGATGCCAGAACTTTTAGGGGTTACAGATAGAATTCTTGTAATGAGTAATGGAAAGGTAGCTGGAATAGTAAAAACATCTGAGACAACTCAAGAAGAGATAATGACACTATCAGCTAAATATCTATAGAAATTCAGGAAAGAAAAGAGGAGAAGACTATGAGTATACGTACAAAAGATGGGAATATTGACTATAAAAAACTTTTAATTCAAAGTGGACTTTATCTAGTTCTATTAATAATGTTAGTGGCTATAATAATAAAAGAGCCATCATTCTTAAGTGTAAGAAACTTTAAAAATATCTTAACTCAATCATCAGTAAGACTTATCATAGCACTTGGGGTAGCTGGACTTATCGTTACTACAGGAACTGACCTATCAGTAGGAAGACAGGTAGGTTTCTCGGCAGTAATTTCGGCAACTCTTCTACAGGCAGCAACTACTGCCCATAAGGTTTATCCAAATAT encodes:
- the mglB gene encoding galactose/glucose ABC transporter substrate-binding protein MglB, coding for MKKTGIILGALLLAAGLTGCGGDKKDEAKAPEKLRIGFTAYKYDDNFIALYRKVILGEAEKVKDKVELTMNDSQNSQQTQNDQIDVMLSKGVDALAINLVDPAAGQTVMEKIKAENIPVVFYNKKPAKSVIDAYEKAYYVGIDPNAQGIAQGELIAKAWKANPALDLNKDGVIQYVMIKGEPGHPDAEARTTYSIKTLNDMGIKTQELHLDTAMWDTAMAKDKMDAWLSGPNGDKIEVVICNNDGMALGAIESLKAAGKMLPVYGVDALPEAIVKIEAGEMAGTVLNDAQGQGKGTWDMVINLAQGKGATDGTSYQLVEKELLIPSIGIDKENAAQFK
- the mglA gene encoding galactose/methyl galactoside ABC transporter ATP-binding protein MglA, producing the protein MEKSKYLLEMNNITKEFPGVKALDGANLKVRPHSVHALMGENGAGKSTLMKCLFGIYEKDSGTIFFEGKEINFKSAKEALDNGVSMVHQELNQVLQRNILDNIWLGRYPKKGFFIDEKKMYEDTKKIFEDLDITVDPRSKMGDLAVSERQMVEIAKAVSYNSKIIVMDEPTSSLTEKEVEHLFRIINKLRDRGCGIIYISHKMEEIKAISDDITIMRDGKWIATEPVKDLTTEQIINMMVGRDLTNRFPPKDNVVKEEILKVEGLTALNQPSIQDVTFDLHKGEILGVAGLVGSKRTEIVETIFGMREKASGKIILKGKEVKNSNPNEAIENGFALVTEERRATGIYGMLDINFNSTISNLDRYKGKNRLLALLNDRGMKDDTQWVIDSMRVKTPSQHTSIGSLSGGNQQKVILGRWLLTEPDVLMLDEPTRGIDVLAKYEIYQLMIELAKKDKGIIMISSEMPELLGVTDRILVMSNGKVAGIVKTSETTQEEIMTLSAKYL